One window of Populus nigra chromosome 5, ddPopNigr1.1, whole genome shotgun sequence genomic DNA carries:
- the LOC133694479 gene encoding uncharacterized protein LOC133694479 produces the protein MPSSGSFLRQLSGRSASWRRSASNSKCCTVEGGYNCERSLKQMEGAYMYGNDNAGLVMRKRVVVVVDQTSHSKHAMMWALTHVANKGDLLTLLHIIPPSDIGSGEGTSDAYSPYLASSLGSLCKASRPEVEVEALVIQGPKLGTVMSQVKKLEASVLVLGQKRPSTLISCLCGTSSSEDFVQQCISNAECLTVGVRKQSQGMSGYLITTRRQKDFWLLA, from the exons ATGCCAAGTTCAGGTTCTTTCCTACGGCAGCTAAGTGGGAGGTCAGCATCTTGGAGGAGGAGTGCGAGCAACAGCAAATGTTGCACTGTTGAAGGTGGCTATAACTGTGAGAGAAGTTTGAAGCAAATGGAAGGGGCTTACATGTATGGTAATGACAATGCTGGGTTGGTTATGAGGAAaagagtggtggtggtggtggatcaAACTTCACATTCTAAGCATGCAATGATGTGGGCATTGACTCATGTGGCTAACAAGGGTGATTTGCTCACTTTGCTTCACATTATCCCTCCTAGCGACATAGGCAGCGGTGAAGGAACATCTGATGCTTACTCTCCTTATCTTGCTAGTTCTCTTGGGTCACTTTGCAAGGCTAGCCGACCTGAG GTGGAAGTGGAAGCACTGGTGATTCAAGGACCCAAGCTGGGCACGGTGATGAGCCAGGTGAAGAAGCTAGAGGCTTCTGTGCTCGTCCTGGGTCAGAAAAGGCCCTCTACACTTATCAGCTG CCTCTGTGGGACAAGCAGCAGCGAAGATTTTGTTCAGCAGTGCATCAGCAATGCAGAATGCTTGACTGTCGGTGTAAGGAAGCAGAGCCAAGGCATGAGCGGGTACCTCATCACCACTAGAAGGCAGAAGGACTTCTGGCTCCTTGCTTAG
- the LOC133694478 gene encoding UDP-galactose transporter 1-like: MEESVIFQWSVFRSLLAILQWWGFNVTVIIMNKWIFQKLDFKFPLTVSCIHFICSSIGAYVVIKVLKIKPLIVVEPEDRWRRIFPMSFVFCINIVLGNVSLRFIPVSFMQTIKSFTPATTVVLQWLVWRKYFDWRIWASLVPIVGGILLTSVTELSFNMFGFCAALFGCLATSTKTILAESLLHGYKFDSINTVYYMAPLATMILGLPAILVEGSGVINWFYTHEAVWSSLIIILSSGLLAFCLNFSIFYVIHSTTAVTFNVAGNLKVAFAVLISWMIFRNPISVMNAVGCAITLVGCTFYGYVRHLLSQQPPPPGTPKTPRNRMELLPLVNDKLDDKV, encoded by the exons ATGGAGGAGAGTGTGATTTTTCAGTGGAGTGTGTTTAGATCTCTGCTAGCTATTCTCCAATGGTGGGGTTTCAATGTTACTGTTATTATCATGAACAAATGGATCTTCCAG AAACTGGATTTCAAGTTTCCGCTAACAGTATCTTGCATCCATTTCATATGCTCATCCATTGGAGCATATGTGGTAATCAAGGTTCTGAAGATCAAACCGTTGATAGTGGTTGAACCTGAAGATCGCTGGCGAAGGATATTTCCCATGTCGTTTGTGTTTTGCATCAACATAGTGCTGGGGAATGTGAGCTTACGATTCATTCCAGTTTCGTTTATGCAAACAATAAAGTCATTTACTCCTGCAACCACAG TTGTTTTACAGTGGCTAGTTTGGAGAAAATATTTTGACTGGCGAATTTGGGCTTCTTTGGTACCAATTGTTGGAGGAATCCTTCTAACATCAGTTACTGAGCTTAGTTTTAATATGTTCGGATTTTGTGCTGCCTTATTTGGATGTTTGGCCACTTCAACAAAGACTATTCTTGCAGAATCTCTGCTGCACGGATATAAATTTGACAG CATAAACACCGTGTACTACATGGCACCTCTTGCAACCATGATCTTGGGATTACCAGCAATCTTGGTTGAAGGTAGCGGGGTTATAAATTGGTTTTACACCCACGAAGCTGTCTGGTCTTCCCTCATCATCATTTTAAGCTCTGGGCTGCTGGCCTTTTGTCTCAACTTCTCCATCTTTTATGTGATTCATTCCACAACTGCAGTAACATTTAATGTTGCTGGAAATCTTAAG GTTGCATTTGCTGTTCTAATTTCCTGGATGATATTCCGGAACCCGATATCTGTCATGAATGCTGTTGGATGTGCCATTACACTTGTAGGGTGTACATTCTATGGGTATGTGAGGCACTTGCTCTCCCAACAGCCTCCACCACCAGGAACACCCAAGACTCCGAGGAATCGGATGGAATTACTTCCCCTTGTAAATGACAAATTGGATGATAAGGTCTGA